Proteins encoded together in one Capricornis sumatraensis isolate serow.1 chromosome 3, serow.2, whole genome shotgun sequence window:
- the RPL37A gene encoding large ribosomal subunit protein eL43: MAKRTKKVGIVGKYGTRYGASLRKMVKKIEISQHAKYTCSFCGKTKMKRRAVGIWHCGSCMKTVAGGAWTYNTTSAVTVKSAIRRLKELKDQ, encoded by the exons ATG GCGAAACGCACCAAGAAGGTCGGAATCGTGGGCAAGTACGGGACCCGTTATGGTGCCTCCCTCAGAAAAATGgtgaagaaaattgaaatcagcCAGCACGCCAAGTATACCTGCTCCTTCTGTGGCAAA ACCAAGATGAAGAGAAGAGCTGTGGGCATTTGGCATTGTGGTTCCTGCATGAAAACAGTAGCTGGTGGTGCCTGGACCTACAA CACCACCTCTGCTGTCACAGTCAAGTCCGCCATCAGAAGACTGAAGGAACTGAAGGACCAGTAG